A part of Bacillota bacterium genomic DNA contains:
- a CDS encoding nucleotidyltransferase domain-containing protein, translating into MSARRGSDSSRETRSAVDVAPYVAGIKRRARLWAKECEKAQRAAMADARRIALRLTEAGATRVMLFGSLARGDGFTPLSDIDLAVEGIAWSDYWRVFSEVSKLTSFGVDLVVLEDTSPEFRRRIYLEGEDLSHGC; encoded by the coding sequence GTGAGTGCTAGGAGAGGCTCCGATTCGTCGAGAGAAACGCGCTCCGCTGTAGACGTTGCGCCCTATGTAGCGGGCATAAAGCGAAGAGCGCGGCTGTGGGCCAAAGAATGCGAGAAAGCGCAGCGGGCAGCCATGGCGGATGCCAGAAGGATCGCTCTCCGCCTGACGGAAGCCGGTGCTACCCGGGTGATGCTTTTCGGGTCGCTCGCGCGCGGCGACGGTTTCACGCCCCTGAGCGACATCGACCTGGCCGTGGAGGGTATCGCTTGGTCCGATTACTGGCGCGTCTTCTCTGAGGTTTCCAAGCTGACCTCGTTTGGCGTCGACCTCGTTGTGCTTGAAGACACCTCGCCTGAGTTTCGCCGCCGAATCTATCTGGAGGGAGAGGACCTGTCGCATGGTTGTTGA